A DNA window from Ranitomeya imitator isolate aRanImi1 chromosome 2, aRanImi1.pri, whole genome shotgun sequence contains the following coding sequences:
- the LOC138661601 gene encoding tumor necrosis factor-like: MELTQVRSEEPLLQSVQRSRTSCIHWLSIGSFVLLLGATIILALLHFQIIPTPKKIQDEFQVPEVLRIKNYLESVPQAQAMKGKRAAAHLIGTKVEDNIKWQHGSENSFIEDSIKLVKNSLEIRQDGLYFVYTQVLFTGTVCPKKSEFIHKVLKKDENNDEPIVLLQSSKSVCNANSKSPWTQPIYQGGLFKLDKGDIISAETPNVEFLDTYTGQVYFGILAV; encoded by the exons ATGGAACTGACACAGGTGCGCAGCGAGGAACCCCTGCTCCAAAGTGTGCAAAGAAGCAGGACATCGTGCATCCACTGGCTCAGCATCGGCTCCTTCGTCTTATTATTGGGCGCAACCATCATTTTAGCCCTGCTTCACTTCCAGATCATCCCGACTCCAAAGAAG ATTCAGGATGAATTTCAGGTGCCAGAAGTTCTTCGAATCAAGAATTATTTAG AATCAGTACCGCAGGCCCAAGCCATGAAGGGAAAGAGGGCCGCTGCTCATTTGATTG gaacAAAAGTAGAAGACAACATTAAATGGCAACATGGCTCCGAAAATTCCTTCATAGAAGACAGCATAAAGCTTGTCAAGAACTCCTTGGAAATTCGGCAAGATGGTCTTTATTTTGTTTATACCCAAGTGTTGTTCACAGGCACAGTTTGCCCAAAAAAGAGTGAGTTCATCCATAAGGTCCTCAAAAAGGATGAGAATAATGATGAACCAATAGTCCTCCTCCAATCCAGTAAGTCAGTGTGCAATGCAAATTCCAAATCCCCCTGGACACAGCCAATTTATCAAGGAGGGCTTTTCAAACTTGATAAAGGAGATATAATTTCAGCCGAGACTCCAAATGTTGAGTTTCTGGATACATACACTGGACAAGTCTACTTTGGGATCCTTGCTGTATAA